Part of the Arthrobacter sp. MMS18-M83 genome is shown below.
CCCCTCTACGGCAAGGATTTCCTGCAGATCCTTGGGCGAAACGTCGGAGCGGCCTTGGTGCTCTACTCAGGAGTCGCGACCCTTGGGCTCACCACGCTCGTGGGGGCCGGAATCCTGGCACTGTACGTCGGTGCCACCCTATCTCTCGGGATGCATTCCGTCGGGGGTGCAGGCCTTCTTGCAGACGTGATCTGGTATGTCCCGTTCGAATTTTTCGGCCTGGTGATGGCGGCGACCGCCGGATTCCAGCCCACCGCAGGCCTTGCTCGCAGGCTGGTTTTCAAGACGGAACCTGTCACAGTGAGGTCGTTCATCGACGACATGGCGCGTTCGCTGGGCACTCTGTTCATTGCCCTCGTCCTTATTGTCCTCGGCGCCGTCATCGAGGCCGTCCTGATTCAAGTGAAGTCGTAAGGGGAATTCCATGACCAATATGGACAACCATAAACAGTCCGAGACCGTCATCAGGGTGGCAACGGTCGGAAAGTTGCGGCCCGAGCCATCCATCGCCAATGAATGGATCTCCACGTCACGCGCCCTGTGGATCGCAGGCTACGTTGTGCTGATGTCCTTGGTAGCCCTCCGGCTTCCCTTGACCCGGCGGTATCTCAGCTCCAACGTGCCTGCCGATGTACGGTCCGAACTTGGAGACGAACGCCTACTCGACCTCTCCATGACGGTCGGTACCGTGTTGTTCTTCCTCGTGTACGCGGTGATCATCGCCTTGTACTTCTCTCTCGCCGCGTTGCTGGACAAGCGGGTGATCCCAGGAAATTCGGTGCTCGCAGGCCGTTTTAATGTGGGGGTTTTCTTTGTGATCGCCATGCTTTCCACCATCCCTGTAAATCTATTCAGCGTGGCATTCGGCGTGATCCAGCCGAGGGATGTCCCCGGCTACTGGCTCTATTTCCCCGTGATGGTCGTTCTCGTCTTGGCGATCTTCTACCGGCACTGGCGGGAGTTCTCCACAGGCAGGAAGATCCTCCTTGGGCTTTCAGCCTTAGGACTGTCAACAATAGTCGCCATCGGCTGACCTCCCTCAACCATCGCCCCCAGACAGAAAATCCTCATGACTACTTATCGCTATAGCGTTCTTCTAAGAATCCTTGGATTCATAGTGGCCACCTTCTCCGGGATTTCCGCCAGCCTCATCTGGTCCGCGCTTCCCCCGGAGGGACTCAACAATATTGATCCACTCGCTCTAAGGAATACGACCGTCGCGGCCCTCCTCGTACTCGGTGTGGCCGCACCATTGCTTGCCGCCTTCAGCCCGGCCCGAAAATGGCTGCCGCTCAAAGCTGCCGTTTTCGCCGTCGCCGGTTTTGCCAACGCGGCCGCGCTCGGTCCCGCGATAGTTGTCCCGTTTCAGGGAACGACGTCGGTCATCGCCGTCGTCTGTGCACTCGGCCTAGCAGTTCTCACCATTGTGGCCTTCATCGACTCGGTCCAAAAGAAGACTCCCCGGAGCAAGTTCTAGGCAATGATGAGCACAAAAGCCCCTGCCGACATCGATGGCCGGGTCCGCGACGCCAAGCCCGCTGGCGCGTCGGTCTGGAGGTCCGATTACCGAATCTTGCGCGACTTCCGGGCTTTCGAAATCGTCAATGCGATGCGCTTGCCACTCACCCTGGATGGTTTCAGGGCCCTCGCGACCTTCGGATCAATAGCCTTGATTGTGGTTGGAACCCTCGTGTTCGTTTCCACGATGTCTGTTCTCCGCGATGGCCCGTTCCGCCATGACATAGCTGCTGCGCTCAATTGGGGGTTCCTCAGCATCCTTTATGCCGCCGTCGCTACGGTGTTCAGCGAGGTCATCTCAAGCCGACGGCTCTCAGTCGCCGGCACCCCGCACTTGGAGCTTTTCAGGGCAATGGAACTTCCGCTCCAGCAGGTAGTGGTGAGATACGGCTTGATCCCGGCGTTCCGGCGCACAGGCATGCTT
Proteins encoded:
- a CDS encoding stage II sporulation protein M; translation: MAAIASFGYAAVDLSWIRDARDMGGSPLYGKDFLQILGRNVGAALVLYSGVATLGLTTLVGAGILALYVGATLSLGMHSVGGAGLLADVIWYVPFEFFGLVMAATAGFQPTAGLARRLVFKTEPVTVRSFIDDMARSLGTLFIALVLIVLGAVIEAVLIQVKS